Within the Sporosarcina luteola genome, the region GCGCGACATTCCGATGGGGACTGCGTATGCGATTTGGACGGGACTCGGTGCGGCGGGTGCCGTCCTTATGGGCATCCTGTTTTTCAAGGAAGCAGCCGGGTGGAAACGGATGCTATTCCTTTGCTTGATCATCGGAGGGGCGGTCGGACTGAAGGTATTTGGATGAAGGGGGGAGCGCCATGGCGAAACAATATGATTTTACGGAAGGCCCGCTTGCAAAGCAGCTTATTTTTTATTCAGCACCGATCATTCTCACGAACCTTTTGCAAGTGTCCTACCAATTTATCGACAGCTTATGGGTCGGAAACCTTATCGGTGCCGACGCGCTTGGCGCAGTTGCGATTTCGGGTACTGTCGTGTTTACCGTCCTCTCTTTTGTCATCGGCCTGAATAATGCGGCGCTGACAATCCTCTCCCAGCAGAAGGGGAGGGGGAGCGAGGCAGGCTTGCGTAATTATTTGAACGCATTCGTCGTTTTATTGACGATCATGTCTGTTGTGTTAAGT harbors:
- a CDS encoding DMT family transporter, translating into MAWIYLVIASLGEIFGVMAINLYLQKRSWPRLLLIVGTFSVGFIFLSLAMRDIPMGTAYAIWTGLGAAGAVLMGILFFKEAAGWKRMLFLCLIIGGAVGLKVFG